Below is a window of Sporosarcina ureae DNA.
GGCGTGGGGATCGTATACTGCGTAAACTAGAGGCATTGTTACTTGTTATGGATGAAAACACACTATTGCTTGTCTCAGGTACTGGCGAAGTAATAGAACCGGATGACGGGGTATTGGCAATCGGATCGGGTGGTAATTATGCTCTAGCTGCTGGACGTGCATTGAAAAAACATAGCAGTGAATTGACAGCAGAAGAAATTGCGAAGATTTCACTTGAGACAGCAGCCGACATTTGCGTATTTACTAATCATAATATTATCGTGGAGGTGCTTTAACTAATGAAGCAAGAAATGACTCCTAAAGCGCTCACGGCGTATTTAAACCGTTTTATTATTGGGCAGGAAAAAGCAAAGAAGGCAGTGGCAGTTGCTATGCGTAATCGATACCGCCGTATGCAATTAACACCTGAAGAACAGGAAGAAGTCATACCCAAAAACATTTTGATGATTGGGCCTACAGGTGTCGGGAAAACAGAAATTGCTCGAAGAATTGCAAAGTTAATTCATGCACCCTTCGTAAAAGTGGAAGCGACAAAGTTTACTGAAGTAGGCTATGTGGGACGAGATGTTGAGTCCATGATTCGTGATTTAACTGAAGTGGGAGTGCGTATGGTTAAAGAAGATATGCGCGAAGCGGTTAGAACACAGTCTCAAAAGCTGGCGGAAGAACGTTTAGTGAAATTACTTGTTCCTGAAGCGAAAAAGAATACAGAAGGTCAAAATCCATTTGAAATGTTTTTTGGTCAAAAGACACAACCTGAACCAGTGCAAACAGAAGATCAATCTGAGATTAGACGAAAGCGTTCAGATATTGCAGATCAGCTAGCGAATGGTCAAATAGAAGAAAAAATGGTGACAGTAGAAGTGCAAGCGCAACAACCTTCTTTATTTGATGC
It encodes the following:
- the hslV gene encoding ATP-dependent protease subunit HslV, giving the protein MMEFHATTIFAIHHHGQCAMSGDGQVTMGESVVMKHTAKKVRRLFNGKVLAGFAGSVADAFTLFDLFEAKLNEYDGNLQRASVELAKEWRGDRILRKLEALLLVMDENTLLLVSGTGEVIEPDDGVLAIGSGGNYALAAGRALKKHSSELTAEEIAKISLETAADICVFTNHNIIVEVL